The DNA region TCCGGACGGTGCGGCGGATTCGTGATGTGCGCCACCTGTACGGTTCCGGGCGGCGGCCCAGTCCGCCTCGGCCTTACGCTGACCCGAGTCCCAGGGGCCGGCGGCAAGGACGACGCCGGCCGCGAGCGCCAGGCCGAGGCCGGCGGAGACGGCGGTGAACTGTCGGTCGTTCAGTCCCTTCAACCTGATCATGGCACCCCGAGGGGTGAGCCTGCTCAGCTTGTCCAGCGGGTTGACCGACGGTCTTTTCACCGGCTCGTCCACCGTTGACCAGCCCCTTTCGCGAGCACACATCTGCGTGGGGGACACTTAATCACCAGTCGTAAGTGTTGATCATGGAGGAGCCACCCGTGGAGTTCGACGTCACCATCGAGATCCCGAAGGGTTCGCGGAACAAGTACGAGGTGGACCACGAGACCGGTCGGATCCGCCTGGACCGTCGACTCTTCACCTCGACCAGCTACCCGGCGGACTACGGCTTCGTCGAGAACACCCTCGGCGAGGACGGCGACCCGCTGGACGCGCTGGTCATCCTGGACGAGCCGACGTTCCCCGGCTGCCTCATCAAGTGCCGCGCCATCGGCATGTTCCGGATGACGGACGAGGCCGGCGGCGACGACAAGCTGCTGTGCGTGCCGGCCTCCGACCCCCGGGTGGAGCACCTGCGCGACATCCACCACGTGTCGGAGTTCGACCGCCTGGAGATCCAGCACTTCTTCGAGGTCTACAAGGACCTGGAGCCCGGCAAGTCGGTCGAGGGCGCCGACTGGGTCGGCCGCGCCGAGGCCGAGGCCGAGATCGAGGCCTCCTACAAGCGCCTTGAGGCGCAGGGCGGCGCGCACTGACCCGAGGGTCGTGACACGGTTCCGTTTCCACGGTTCCGTGCCGGGAACGGGCGGTACTCCTTTCGTCGGAGTGCCGCCCGTTCCGCATGTCCGCCCGGCCTGTGAAGCGCCCCCTGCGTGACCGTGAACCGCCCTCTTCGCACCCGTGCCCGGGTCCGTGGCCATACTGGGCACAAGCGCAGCCGATGAGGAGCGAGATCTAGTGGTGGCGGAACAGGGCGGTCCGGAGGACCAGAAGCCCCAGTCCGACGAGGCGCGCAGCGCCTTCGTCCCGCCGGCCGGGGTGGGCAGGCCCACGTCCGCCCCCGAGGACGACCAGCCGACATCGGAATTCGCCATTCCGGCCGGTCTGACGACCGAGCCCCAGGGGTCGGGAGCAGGTTCCGCTTCTGGTTCCGCCCCGGGGGCCGGAACGGGTTCGGACACGATCGGCTCGGCCTTCGCCCCGCCGCGCACCTACAGCGCCCAGCACTCGCCGCCCGCCTTCACCCCGGCCCACGGCAGCCCGATGATCCGGCTGACCAAGGAGGCCCCCTGGCAGGACCGGATGCGCACGATGCTGCGGATGCCGGTCGCCGAGCGCCCGGCGCCGGAGACGGTCCAGAAGCCCGACGAGACGGGGCCCGCGGTGCCGCGCGTGCTCGACCTGACGCTGCGTATCGGGGAGTTGCTGCTGGCCGGCGGCGAGGGCGCCGAGGACGTCGAGGCGGCCATGTTCGCGGTCACCCGCAGCTACGGCCTGGACCGCTGCGAGCCCACGGTCACCTTCACCCTGCTGTCGATCACGCACCAGCCGTCGCTGGTCGACGACCCGGTGACGGCGAGCCGTACCGTACGCCGCCGCGCCACCGACTACACCCGGCTGGCCGCCGTCTTCCGGCTGATCGACGACATCACCACCGAGGACGTCGAGGTCTCGCTGGAGGATGCCTACCGGCGGCTGGCGGAGATCCGGCGCAACCGGCATCCGTACTCCGGCTGGGTGCTGACGCTGGCCGCCGGCGGTCTCGCGGGTGCGGCGTCGGTGCTGCTCGGCGGTGGTCCGCTGGTGTTCCTGGTGGCGGCGGTCGGCGCGATGCTCGGCGACCGGCTCGCCTGGCTGTGTGCCGGGCGCGGGCTGCCGGAGTTCTACCAGTTCGTGGCGGCGGCGATGCCGCCGGCCGCACTGGGGGTGGCGCTGACCCTCACCCACTGGTCGGACGTGCGGCCGTCCGCGGTCATCACCGGTGGGCTGTTCGCGCTGCTGCCGGGGCGGGCCCTGGTGGCGGGTGTGCAGGACGGGCTGACCGGTTTCTACATCACCGCGGCCGCGCGTCTGCTCGAAGTCATGTACTTGTTCATCGGCATCGTCGTCGGGGTGCTGCTGGTGCTGTACCTGGGGCTTCAGCTGGGCGCCGAGCTGAACCCCGAGGCCAGGTTCATCGCCCACGACCGGCCGGTGGTGCAGATCCTGGCGTCGATGGCGCTCTGTTTCGCCTTCGCGATCCTGCTCCAGCAGGACCGGTCCACGGTGCTGGTGGTGACCCTCAACGGCGGTGTGGCCTGGGTGATCTACGGGGCGATGGCCCGCACCGGCAATATCTCGGCGGTGGCGGCGACGGCGACGGCGGCCGGTCTGGTGGGTCTGTTCGGGCAGTTGCTCTCGCGCTACCGGTACACCTCGTCGCTGCCGTTCATCACGGCGGCGATCGGCCCGCTGCTGCCCGGTTCGGCCACGTACTTCGGTCTGCTGGCCGTGGCACAGGGAAGGGTGAACGCCGGGCTCGCCTCGCTGTCGACCGCGGTGGCCACGGCGCTGGCCATCGCGATCGGGGTGAATCTGGGAAGCGAGATCTCCCGGCTCTTCATGCGGGTGCCGGGAGCGGTCGGCGGGGCGAACCGCCGCGCGGCCAAACGGACGCGCGGCTTCTGAGCCCGCGGGCGGCCTCCTCCCGCGTCAGCGCTTGGCGTGCCGACCGCGCTGGCCCGAGGACGGGCTGCCCCCGGCGGACGGGCCGTGGCCCTCGCCGCCGCCGGACGCCGCCTCCTTCTTCGACTTGGAGCGGGCCCGCAGGAACTCGATCGCGATCGGCAGCACCGAGATGAGCACGATCAGGATGAGCATCGCCTCGATGTTCTCGTGGACGAAGTCGATCTTGCCGAGGGCCGAGCCGAGCAGCGTGACGCCGACGCCCCAGAGCACTCCGCCGACGAT from Streptomyces sp. NBC_01591 includes:
- a CDS encoding inorganic diphosphatase; the encoded protein is MEFDVTIEIPKGSRNKYEVDHETGRIRLDRRLFTSTSYPADYGFVENTLGEDGDPLDALVILDEPTFPGCLIKCRAIGMFRMTDEAGGDDKLLCVPASDPRVEHLRDIHHVSEFDRLEIQHFFEVYKDLEPGKSVEGADWVGRAEAEAEIEASYKRLEAQGGAH
- a CDS encoding threonine/serine ThrE exporter family protein, with the protein product MVAEQGGPEDQKPQSDEARSAFVPPAGVGRPTSAPEDDQPTSEFAIPAGLTTEPQGSGAGSASGSAPGAGTGSDTIGSAFAPPRTYSAQHSPPAFTPAHGSPMIRLTKEAPWQDRMRTMLRMPVAERPAPETVQKPDETGPAVPRVLDLTLRIGELLLAGGEGAEDVEAAMFAVTRSYGLDRCEPTVTFTLLSITHQPSLVDDPVTASRTVRRRATDYTRLAAVFRLIDDITTEDVEVSLEDAYRRLAEIRRNRHPYSGWVLTLAAGGLAGAASVLLGGGPLVFLVAAVGAMLGDRLAWLCAGRGLPEFYQFVAAAMPPAALGVALTLTHWSDVRPSAVITGGLFALLPGRALVAGVQDGLTGFYITAAARLLEVMYLFIGIVVGVLLVLYLGLQLGAELNPEARFIAHDRPVVQILASMALCFAFAILLQQDRSTVLVVTLNGGVAWVIYGAMARTGNISAVAATATAAGLVGLFGQLLSRYRYTSSLPFITAAIGPLLPGSATYFGLLAVAQGRVNAGLASLSTAVATALAIAIGVNLGSEISRLFMRVPGAVGGANRRAAKRTRGF